TCCAACAGTTTAACTACTCAATAAATAAGGTAATTTGCGATTATTCTTGACAGGGGGGTTGTTTGCTCTATAATTCCATAAAATCTATAGAGTAGGTAGGAAATTGGGCATCATGGTGGAGAACATCCAAAAGGCGATCGACGGGCTGTTCGAAGGGGAACCTCCGTCCAGGGTCCTCGAATGGGCGGTCTCCTCGTACCACCCCGCGATCGCCCTGGCGTCGAGTTTCAGCAAGGAGGACATCGTGCTGGCGGCGATGATGGTGGAGATCCGCCCCGACGCCCGCGTATTCGCGCTCGACACGGGGCGACTGAACGAGGAGACGTACGAGGCGGCGGAAGCGGTCCGCCGGAAACTGGGATTGCGGATCGAGTGGCGCTTTCCGGCCGCCGGGGCCGTGGAGGCGCTGGAGCGGGAAAAAGGGCTCCACTCGTTCCGGGAGAGCCTCGAGAACCGCCATGAGTGCTGCGGAATCCGGAAGGTGGAGCCGCTGGGAAGGGCCCTCTCCGGATTGAGGGCGTGGATCACGGGACAGCGGCGGGATCAGGGCGTTACCCGGTCGAACCTCCCCGTCGTAGAGGTCGACGCGGCCCACGGCGGGATCCTCAA
The Deltaproteobacteria bacterium genome window above contains:
- a CDS encoding phosphoadenylyl-sulfate reductase; its protein translation is MVENIQKAIDGLFEGEPPSRVLEWAVSSYHPAIALASSFSKEDIVLAAMMVEIRPDARVFALDTGRLNEETYEAAEAVRRKLGLRIEWRFPAAGAVEALEREKGLHSFRESLENRHECCGIRKVEPLGRALSGLRAWITGQRRDQGVTRSNLPVVEVDAAHGGILKINPLAGWTAEQVDRYLRERGLPYNRLHDAGYPSIGCEPCTRPVAPGEDPRAGRWWWERPEHKECGLHPRTGKE